From Sporosarcina sp. FSL W7-1349, a single genomic window includes:
- a CDS encoding CPCC family cysteine-rich protein, which produces MKREKCPCCGFPTIEERGIFDICELCYWEDDGQDDPNANEVWGGPNGNYSLTEARKNFKEHLIMYRDRRNIEK; this is translated from the coding sequence TTGAAACGGGAAAAGTGTCCTTGTTGTGGTTTTCCAACAATTGAAGAACGGGGAATATTTGATATATGTGAACTTTGTTATTGGGAAGACGATGGACAAGACGACCCAAATGCGAATGAAGTATGGGGAGGTCCAAATGGCAATTATTCTCTTACAGAAGCGAGAAAGAATTTTAAAGAACACCTCATTATGTACCGAGATAGGAGAAATATAGAAAAATAA
- a CDS encoding phosphate signaling complex PhoU family protein: MNEISLKMLKMAVSAFIDGNITLTKEVAELDDQVDNHYTKTYKNITEYLREHPEETAQLVQLLFINRYLERTADHITNIAESAAYLIKGQIYDLNQ; encoded by the coding sequence ATGAATGAGATTTCGCTTAAAATGCTGAAAATGGCAGTGTCTGCGTTTATCGATGGAAATATAACACTCACCAAGGAAGTAGCGGAATTGGACGACCAAGTCGACAATCACTATACCAAAACATATAAAAACATCACTGAATATTTACGGGAACATCCAGAAGAAACGGCACAGCTCGTCCAATTATTATTCATCAATCGTTATCTGGAACGAACTGCCGACCACATTACAAATATTGCTGAAAGCGCAGCGTATTTGATAAAAGGTCAGATCTATGATTTGAACCAATAA
- a CDS encoding nitroreductase family protein, with translation MNFEELVVSRHSAVNFVEDEKMTEEDFKKIFELTKLAPSSYNLQFAHYMVITDETKKERVKELSHHQYKIHTASAVVIVMGNKNSIEMPEVEKIYGPLKMLKIMDELDYKMTMEMISGYAEGLKSSPNELDVEMARNVGIHAMLFMLSAKHFGFDTCPMHVHHVDELREEFTIPDHLSPVMMITIGKSVDKVRSRGYRKPVGEFVNFNGF, from the coding sequence ATGAATTTTGAAGAATTGGTCGTCTCTCGTCATTCCGCGGTGAATTTTGTGGAAGATGAAAAAATGACGGAAGAGGATTTTAAAAAAATCTTTGAATTGACTAAGCTCGCACCAAGTTCATACAATTTGCAGTTTGCACATTATATGGTGATCACGGACGAGACGAAGAAAGAACGGGTAAAAGAATTAAGCCATCATCAATATAAAATCCATACAGCAAGCGCAGTTGTAATTGTAATGGGGAATAAAAACAGTATCGAAATGCCCGAGGTTGAAAAAATCTACGGACCTTTAAAAATGCTGAAAATAATGGATGAGCTGGATTATAAGATGACGATGGAAATGATAAGTGGTTACGCTGAAGGGTTAAAAAGTTCGCCAAATGAGTTAGATGTGGAAATGGCGCGAAACGTTGGAATCCACGCTATGCTTTTCATGTTGAGTGCCAAGCATTTCGGTTTTGATACTTGTCCTATGCATGTCCATCATGTTGATGAATTACGTGAAGAGTTTACGATACCGGATCACTTAAGTCCCGTCATGATGATTACCATTGGGAAAAGTGTGGATAAAGTGCGTTCGCGCGGGTATCGCAAACCGGTTGGGGAATTTGTTAATTTTAACGGTTTTTAA
- a CDS encoding YceI family protein, with product MAKWTVDASHSSIGFEVKHMMVSKVKGQFNSYTADVEAEDLTDLTTATIAFEIDTASIDTNSEDRDNHLKSEDFFNAETYPKIVFKSTDIAKKGDDYKITGDLTIKDVTKPVTFEVEYGGKGTNPWGVEVYGFEAEAKINREEYGLTWNAALETGGVLVGKDIKIKVELQLNPQA from the coding sequence ATGGCAAAATGGACAGTTGACGCATCTCACTCAAGCATTGGTTTTGAAGTGAAACATATGATGGTATCTAAAGTGAAAGGACAGTTCAACTCTTACACGGCGGACGTGGAAGCTGAAGATTTGACGGATTTGACAACGGCGACAATCGCATTTGAGATTGATACAGCTAGCATTGATACAAATAGCGAAGACCGCGACAATCACTTGAAATCGGAGGATTTCTTTAATGCCGAAACGTATCCGAAGATTGTGTTCAAATCCACCGACATTGCGAAAAAAGGCGATGACTATAAAATAACTGGAGATTTGACTATTAAAGATGTAACGAAACCAGTAACTTTTGAAGTCGAGTACGGCGGTAAAGGGACAAATCCATGGGGAGTGGAAGTGTACGGTTTTGAAGCGGAAGCTAAAATCAACCGTGAAGAATACGGACTTACTTGGAATGCCGCGCTGGAAACGGGTGGTGTCCTAGTAGGTAAGGACATCAAAATCAAAGTCGAATTGCAATTAAATCCACAGGCTTAA
- a CDS encoding PhoU domain-containing protein: MPNTAIDNLDQEINPFAVWLIAKVQPFATDLRRIIASLKIKSDIERQLKSG; encoded by the coding sequence ATGCCGAACACAGCGATTGATAATCTAGACCAAGAAATCAATCCATTTGCTGTATGGCTGATTGCAAAAGTGCAACCCTTTGCAACGGATCTTCGGAGAATCATTGCGTCCTTAAAAATCAAATCGGACATCGAGCGGCAGCTAAAATCGGGATAA
- a CDS encoding ring-cleaving dioxygenase, with amino-acid sequence MKKQTTGIHHITAIVGHPQENVDFYAGVLGLRLVKQTVNFDDPGTYHLYFGNEGGAPGTIITFFPWANAYQGRIGDGQVGVTTYVVPVGALDFWKDRLTKFNVAYSMAERFSETYIQFDDPHGLHLEIVEREGGEENGWTFGGLTKDVAIKGFGGAVLYSSRPEETKETLVEVMGLEVVGTEGDYTRLKATADIGNIVDLKMTLGTRGTMGVGTVHHIAWRAKDDEDHQEWQEYAMSKGQHVTEVKDRNYFNALYFRESGEILFEIATDPPGFAHDETPETMGSRLMLPVQYERHREQLEKSLIPIEVRPLEG; translated from the coding sequence TTGAAAAAGCAGACGACGGGAATCCATCATATTACAGCAATCGTGGGCCATCCTCAAGAAAATGTCGATTTTTATGCAGGCGTACTTGGCTTACGGTTAGTGAAGCAGACGGTTAACTTCGACGATCCCGGGACATACCATTTATATTTTGGAAATGAAGGTGGGGCACCTGGCACCATTATTACGTTCTTTCCTTGGGCGAATGCTTACCAAGGTCGTATCGGAGATGGTCAAGTAGGGGTCACCACCTATGTCGTACCAGTTGGCGCATTGGATTTTTGGAAAGACCGTTTAACGAAATTCAACGTGGCGTATTCCATGGCTGAACGATTTAGTGAAACGTATATTCAATTTGATGACCCACACGGTTTGCATCTGGAGATTGTGGAACGCGAGGGCGGGGAAGAAAACGGTTGGACCTTCGGCGGACTTACAAAGGACGTTGCCATTAAAGGGTTTGGCGGTGCGGTTCTTTATTCTAGCCGTCCCGAAGAGACGAAGGAAACGCTGGTCGAGGTAATGGGTTTGGAAGTGGTTGGAACGGAAGGGGACTACACCCGTTTGAAAGCGACTGCGGATATCGGGAATATTGTCGACTTAAAGATGACGCTTGGAACACGGGGCACAATGGGCGTCGGCACTGTCCACCATATTGCATGGCGGGCTAAAGACGATGAGGATCACCAAGAATGGCAGGAATACGCAATGAGTAAAGGGCAGCATGTGACAGAAGTGAAAGACCGGAATTATTTCAATGCACTCTACTTCCGCGAGTCGGGTGAAATCCTTTTTGAAATCGCAACCGATCCGCCGGGCTTCGCACACGATGAAACACCGGAAACGATGGGGAGTCGATTGATGTTACCCGTGCAATACGAACGACATCGGGAGCAGTTGGAAAAATCATTAATTCCAATTGAAGTGCGTCCGCTTGAGGGATGA
- a CDS encoding nitroreductase family protein — MLVSEAIRQRREITKYQAKEIPNNVLEEIIESAYLSPTGNNLPSREFIVVQKREMLDHLAKTTPFVPWLTETTAAIVITGRPDVSKYWLQDASIACGFIWLSAVEQGLGAAFGAVYHSEDELESERRESHVRDALHLPGDRRVVAIIGLGYPAEIPAPKKHVAKEAIVFYENFQK, encoded by the coding sequence ATGCTTGTTTCAGAGGCGATCAGGCAAAGAAGAGAGATCACGAAATATCAAGCGAAGGAAATACCTAACAATGTTTTAGAGGAAATTATTGAGTCTGCTTATTTGTCCCCAACCGGCAATAACCTGCCTTCGAGGGAATTCATTGTTGTTCAGAAAAGGGAGATGCTGGACCATTTGGCGAAGACGACGCCATTTGTTCCATGGTTAACGGAGACAACCGCGGCTATCGTGATAACCGGGCGCCCGGATGTCAGTAAGTATTGGTTGCAAGACGCATCCATCGCTTGCGGGTTTATTTGGCTAAGTGCCGTGGAACAGGGATTAGGTGCGGCATTCGGAGCGGTGTATCATTCGGAAGATGAGCTGGAGTCTGAACGTCGGGAAAGCCATGTGCGGGATGCGTTGCATCTCCCGGGTGATCGTCGTGTCGTGGCCATCATCGGTCTTGGCTATCCTGCTGAAATCCCTGCGCCGAAAAAACATGTGGCTAAGGAAGCCATCGTCTTCTATGAAAACTTTCAAAAATGA
- a CDS encoding ring-cleaving dioxygenase, which translates to MKELKGLHHITAITSSAEKIYEFFTYTLGLRLVKKTVNQDDIKTYHLYFTDDVGSPGTDMTFFDFPGIPKGVHGTNEISKTSFRVPNDAALEYWVKRFEKYGVKHKGIQEQFGKKILPFTDFDDQQYQLISDEQNKGVAAGTPWQNGPVPLEYAITGLGPVFVRTSHFDYFKEMLETVMMTREIAQEDSFHLFEMGEGGNGAQVIVEYNTVLPQAQQGFGTVHHAAFRVDERADLEAWQQRLLEYQLPNSGYVERYYFGSLYTKVAPSILFELATEGPGFMGDEPYETLGEKLSLPPFFEEKREDIESLVRPIDTVRSNKKFEKEYL; encoded by the coding sequence ATGAAAGAGTTAAAAGGCCTTCACCATATTACAGCTATAACAAGCAGCGCAGAAAAGATATATGAGTTTTTTACGTATACGTTAGGTTTGCGTTTAGTTAAAAAAACAGTCAACCAAGACGACATTAAAACCTATCACTTGTATTTCACGGATGATGTCGGCAGTCCGGGAACAGATATGACGTTTTTCGATTTCCCTGGTATCCCTAAAGGAGTGCACGGCACTAATGAAATCTCAAAAACATCTTTTCGGGTTCCGAATGATGCGGCGTTGGAGTATTGGGTAAAACGATTTGAAAAATACGGAGTGAAACATAAAGGCATCCAAGAACAATTTGGGAAAAAGATTTTGCCGTTTACCGATTTTGATGACCAACAGTATCAATTGATTTCAGATGAGCAGAACAAAGGGGTCGCTGCCGGAACTCCTTGGCAGAATGGCCCTGTGCCGCTGGAATACGCAATTACAGGATTAGGCCCTGTCTTTGTTCGGACTTCTCATTTCGATTACTTCAAGGAAATGTTGGAGACCGTAATGATGACGAGGGAAATCGCGCAAGAAGATTCATTCCATTTATTCGAAATGGGAGAGGGAGGCAACGGCGCTCAAGTGATCGTTGAGTACAATACCGTTTTACCGCAGGCGCAACAAGGATTTGGCACGGTTCACCATGCTGCATTCCGGGTGGATGAGCGTGCAGATTTAGAAGCATGGCAACAACGTTTACTCGAATACCAATTACCGAACTCAGGCTATGTCGAGCGTTACTATTTCGGGTCTCTCTATACAAAAGTGGCCCCATCGATCCTTTTTGAATTAGCCACGGAAGGTCCTGGGTTTATGGGAGACGAGCCATATGAAACACTTGGAGAAAAATTGTCTTTACCGCCTTTCTTTGAAGAAAAGCGAGAAGACATTGAATCGCTTGTACGTCCGATCGATACGGTTCGAAGCAACAAGAAATTCGAAAAAGAGTATTTGTAA
- a CDS encoding DUF4275 family protein gives MDLVSLLRMKKVKVREIPKWGVYLRKQWEDSFVNHLNDKEKKSIFLHDYGYLWHVFSYERRKYLKEQEADTAFNKEQKQFCYVFYQHLDDAYILENASYLTAEDFVNEEDVYVVDKEFNWTYVRTHETGWCGPYFSRKDKTN, from the coding sequence ATGGATTTAGTATCTTTACTAAGAATGAAAAAAGTGAAAGTAAGAGAAATACCTAAATGGGGAGTGTATTTGAGAAAGCAGTGGGAAGATAGTTTTGTAAACCATCTGAATGATAAGGAAAAGAAGTCTATTTTTCTCCATGACTATGGCTACCTCTGGCATGTGTTTAGTTATGAAAGAAGGAAATACTTAAAAGAACAAGAAGCTGATACAGCATTTAACAAAGAACAAAAACAGTTTTGTTATGTTTTTTATCAGCATTTGGATGATGCTTATATACTTGAAAATGCTTCTTATTTAACAGCCGAGGACTTTGTAAATGAAGAAGATGTTTACGTAGTAGATAAAGAATTTAATTGGACTTACGTAAGAACGCATGAAACAGGCTGGTGCGGTCCGTATTTCAGTCGAAAAGACAAAACAAACTAA
- a CDS encoding alanine/glycine:cation symporter family protein, translating to MYELYQKFIGSFSDWLYSYILIILLIAAGLYFTFRTNFVQFRMFKESIKLVAEPKEDKDSISPFEALMVSTASRVGVGNIAGVSTAIVLGGAGSVFWMWMIAIIGGASAFIESTLAQIYKVRDKDGGSYGGPAYYIQAALKSRFFGMVFAVVLIFTYMGGFNMVAAFNVASAFESYSFYNSSTPIIVGVALAILTGLSIFKGGKTLSKITSIIVPIMALSYIAVSLIIVVTHLNLVPVMFSSIFSQAFDFQAAFGGFAGSAIMYGIKRGLYSNEAGVGSAPNAAAAASVSHPAKQGLVQMLSVFIDTLLICSATAFMLLCSGVTPTPEMKGVPYAQEALSATFGEFGVSFITFALFCFAFTTIIGNFFYAESNFKYLVQKDPSKVTLTLFRLAAAVIVFFGAQLEFSIAWDTADVLMGIMALINIPVILILGRIAFRCLDDYTKQKKEGKNPVFKAQSIGLKEKTDFWN from the coding sequence TTGTACGAGTTGTATCAAAAGTTCATTGGCAGTTTTAGTGATTGGTTATACAGTTATATTCTCATCATTCTTTTGATTGCTGCCGGTCTTTATTTCACATTCCGAACCAATTTCGTGCAATTTCGTATGTTTAAGGAATCGATCAAATTGGTTGCTGAACCGAAAGAGGACAAAGATTCGATATCTCCATTCGAGGCGTTGATGGTATCAACGGCATCCCGGGTCGGTGTCGGTAATATCGCGGGGGTTTCGACTGCCATTGTATTAGGCGGTGCCGGTTCCGTCTTTTGGATGTGGATGATTGCCATTATTGGAGGGGCCTCGGCGTTCATCGAAAGTACCTTGGCCCAAATTTATAAAGTTCGTGATAAGGATGGAGGCTCTTACGGGGGACCTGCTTACTACATTCAAGCGGCACTGAAAAGCAGGTTTTTTGGTATGGTCTTTGCGGTCGTCTTGATATTTACTTATATGGGCGGTTTCAATATGGTTGCGGCGTTTAACGTTGCTTCTGCATTTGAAAGCTACAGTTTTTATAATTCATCGACGCCCATTATCGTAGGTGTAGCTTTGGCGATTCTGACAGGACTGAGTATTTTTAAGGGCGGTAAAACGCTGAGTAAAATCACCAGTATCATCGTTCCGATCATGGCGCTTTCCTATATCGCCGTTTCGCTTATTATTGTCGTGACGCACTTGAATTTAGTGCCGGTCATGTTCAGTTCGATTTTTTCCCAAGCTTTCGATTTTCAAGCGGCATTCGGCGGTTTTGCCGGTTCTGCCATTATGTACGGAATCAAACGTGGTTTGTATTCCAATGAGGCTGGTGTCGGTTCTGCCCCGAATGCCGCGGCGGCTGCGAGTGTTTCCCATCCAGCGAAGCAAGGACTTGTCCAGATGCTTTCCGTGTTCATCGATACCTTACTGATCTGTTCAGCGACTGCCTTCATGCTGTTATGCTCGGGTGTAACGCCTACTCCTGAAATGAAGGGGGTTCCCTATGCGCAGGAAGCGCTCTCTGCGACATTTGGTGAATTTGGTGTATCCTTTATCACGTTTGCCCTGTTTTGCTTTGCCTTTACGACAATCATCGGGAACTTCTTCTACGCGGAATCGAATTTCAAATACTTGGTTCAAAAAGATCCGAGTAAGGTAACACTTACTCTTTTCCGGTTGGCTGCTGCCGTCATCGTCTTCTTTGGCGCACAACTCGAATTCTCGATTGCTTGGGACACTGCGGATGTCTTGATGGGAATCATGGCATTGATCAATATTCCGGTTATTTTGATACTCGGACGGATCGCATTCCGATGCCTCGATGATTATACGAAGCAGAAGAAAGAAGGAAAGAATCCCGTCTTCAAAGCGCAATCCATCGGCTTAAAAGAGAAAACGGACTTTTGGAATTAA
- a CDS encoding DUF4256 domain-containing protein — protein sequence MSNKELSPEQREELLKTLQARFAENMNRHDGLEWTNVQAKLEAAPDKLWSLQEMETTGGEPDVVGYEDKTDEYIFYDCSTESPKGRRSVCYDREALESRKRHKPENSAMDMAAAMGIELLTEEQYRELQKLGKFDMKTSSWVQTPAAIRHLGGALFCDRRYEHVFLYHNGADSYYAARGFRGSLRV from the coding sequence ATGAGTAATAAGGAGTTATCACCAGAACAACGTGAAGAATTACTCAAAACATTGCAAGCCCGTTTTGCAGAAAACATGAACCGCCATGATGGTCTCGAATGGACGAATGTCCAAGCGAAGCTGGAAGCGGCTCCTGATAAATTATGGTCGCTTCAAGAAATGGAAACGACCGGTGGTGAGCCGGATGTTGTTGGCTATGAAGACAAGACGGACGAGTATATTTTTTATGATTGTTCAACGGAAAGTCCGAAAGGTCGGAGAAGTGTTTGTTATGACCGGGAGGCGTTGGAGTCGAGAAAGAGACATAAACCGGAAAACAGCGCTATGGACATGGCTGCTGCCATGGGGATTGAGTTGTTAACAGAAGAACAATACCGTGAACTGCAGAAGCTTGGAAAATTTGATATGAAAACATCAAGTTGGGTACAGACGCCCGCTGCCATCAGACATCTCGGCGGCGCCCTTTTCTGTGATCGGCGTTATGAGCATGTCTTCTTGTACCATAATGGGGCAGACTCCTACTATGCTGCCCGGGGCTTCCGCGGCTCGCTCCGAGTTTGA